The Phycisphaerae bacterium genome includes a window with the following:
- a CDS encoding methyltransferase domain-containing protein — MTTRAYVHGYSEREKERLGDQANALADLLHHDTIYPAGSRVLEAGCGVGAQTVILAAHSPRAHFTSVDISPQSIEQARAAVAATGAANVTFQVADIRKLPFKPRTFDHVFVCFTLEHLTDPPGALRSLRQMLKPGGTVTTIEGDHGSAYFHPDSRFAQQAIQCLVNLQAKAGGDSLIGRRLYPLLTATGFAEVVVSPRMVYADASRPELVEGFTRNTFTAMVEGVRERALAAGLMSTPDWEQGIRDLYRTAESDGTFCYTFFKARGIRR; from the coding sequence ATGACCACCAGGGCATACGTTCACGGTTACTCGGAGAGGGAAAAGGAGCGGCTCGGCGACCAGGCCAACGCTCTGGCCGACCTTCTCCACCACGATACGATTTACCCGGCGGGCAGCCGGGTGCTTGAGGCCGGCTGCGGCGTCGGGGCTCAGACAGTCATCCTCGCCGCTCATAGTCCTCGCGCCCACTTCACCTCGGTCGACATCTCCCCGCAGTCCATCGAGCAGGCCAGGGCCGCCGTGGCCGCAACCGGCGCGGCGAACGTCACTTTCCAGGTGGCCGACATCCGGAAGCTGCCCTTCAAGCCCAGGACATTTGACCATGTTTTCGTCTGCTTCACCCTGGAGCACCTGACCGATCCCCCCGGAGCCCTTCGCAGCCTGCGACAGATGCTCAAGCCCGGCGGGACAGTGACCACCATCGAGGGCGACCACGGCTCGGCCTACTTCCACCCCGACAGCCGATTCGCCCAGCAAGCCATCCAGTGCCTGGTAAACCTCCAGGCCAAGGCCGGTGGGGATTCGCTCATCGGCCGAAGGCTCTATCCGCTCCTGACCGCGACGGGATTCGCCGAGGTGGTCGTGTCCCCGCGCATGGTCTACGCGGACGCCAGTCGCCCCGAGCTGGTCGAGGGCTTTACCCGCAACACCTTCACCGCGATGGTCGAGGGCGTTCGCGAACGGGCCCTCGCGGCAGGCTTGATGAGCACACCCGACTGGGAGCAGGGGATCCGTGACTTGTATCGCACGGCCGAGTCCGACGGCACGTTCTGCTACACGTTCTTCAAGGCCCGGGGAATCCGCCGATGA
- a CDS encoding PEP-CTERM sorting domain-containing protein: protein MHIQRTILMVALTGLLLPGIALAGNMVEWTYTGDAWNSPNFAPGSFTHGVAAYQASGINEIVALSDASGVAEYYRLAGPPGQYGLAGQVLNSPTVRDVDSDDLRNGSRMFITDAGGINEIRWVSPSWIVESTIATGSDFVAGTIANDQDRLWALKSDGTIYEYNRTGATTWAQMGDIFPGSYIDVACRSRNVTITFGLRDSGFDEFAGGQLVRSHNDLFSGATGIAVWSDYDNVFVSTKTGLLHLVRDSGLSFTPAGVRVIDGSIGYLDVDAPTEMSGTAFDLWAIQVPEPATAFGLLLAVSVLVRRRR, encoded by the coding sequence ATGCATATCCAGCGAACGATACTCATGGTGGCGTTGACCGGCCTGCTGTTGCCGGGCATCGCCTTGGCCGGGAACATGGTCGAATGGACCTACACCGGAGACGCATGGAACTCACCCAACTTCGCGCCCGGCAGTTTCACGCACGGCGTGGCTGCCTATCAGGCCAGTGGCATCAACGAGATTGTCGCCCTGTCCGACGCGAGCGGCGTGGCCGAGTACTATCGACTTGCCGGCCCCCCCGGCCAGTACGGCCTCGCCGGCCAGGTACTCAACAGCCCGACCGTGCGCGACGTGGACAGCGACGACCTGCGCAACGGTTCGCGAATGTTCATCACCGACGCCGGCGGGATCAACGAGATCCGCTGGGTCAGCCCCAGTTGGATCGTCGAATCCACCATCGCCACCGGTTCTGATTTCGTCGCCGGAACGATCGCCAACGACCAGGATCGGCTGTGGGCACTCAAGAGCGACGGCACGATCTACGAGTACAACCGCACCGGGGCGACCACCTGGGCCCAGATGGGCGACATCTTCCCCGGAAGCTACATCGACGTGGCCTGCCGGTCGCGCAACGTCACGATTACCTTCGGCCTCCGCGATTCCGGTTTCGACGAGTTCGCCGGCGGACAACTGGTCCGCTCGCACAACGACCTTTTCAGCGGCGCAACCGGCATCGCCGTCTGGTCGGACTACGACAACGTCTTCGTCAGCACCAAGACCGGGCTGCTCCATCTCGTCCGGGATTCCGGACTCAGCTTCACCCCCGCCGGCGTGCGAGTGATCGATGGCTCGATCGGGTATCTGGACGTCGACGCGCCTACGGAAATGAGCGGCACGGCGTTTGACCTCTGGGCGATCCAGGTTCCCGAACCTGCCACGGCCTTCGGTCTGCTCCTGGCCGTGTCCGTCCTGGTCCGCCGCCGTCGCTGA